CCGGGTTGGTGCCGTGCGCGCTTTCGGGAACGAGGATGACCTTGCGGTGCCCCTCGCCCTTCGCTTCCAGCGCGGCCTTGATCGCGAGGATGCCACAAAGCTCGCCGTGCGCGCCCGCCTTGGGGCTCATCGCGACGCCGTGCATGCCGGTGAGCGTGATGAGCCACACCGCGAGTTCCTGGATGACGCCAAGCGCGCCCTGCACGGTGTCGACCGGCTGGAGCGGGTGAACGTCGGCGAAGCCGGGCAGCCGTGCGATCTTCTCGTTGAGGCGCGGATTGTGCTTCATCGTACACGAACCGAGCGGGAACAGCCCGAGGTCGATCGCGTAATTCTGCCGGCTGAGGCGGGTGTAATGCCGCATCGCCTCCGGCTCGGACAGGCCGGGCAGGCCAATCGCGGTGGTGCGTTCGAGAGTGCCGAGGCGCGGCTTGCCGGCGGGCGGCTCGGCGAGATCGACGCCGGTGGTGAGCGTCGAGCCGACCTCGAAGATCAGCGGCTCTTCGAGCATCAGCGCGCGGTTGCCGGTGACGGTGGCGGGCGCTGCGTTGGCGGCGGTCTCAGGACGCTCGGGGCGCCAGCCGGCGGGATTGATGCTCATGCCAGTTCCTCCGCGAGCGCCTGGGCCAGCGCTTCGACATCGTCTTCGGTGGTGGTTTCGGTGACGGCGACGACGAGGCCGTTCGCCAGCGCCCCCTCGCCCGGATAGAGCCGCCCGAGCGACACGCCGGCAAGAATGCCGCGATCGGCGAGCGCGCGCACGACGGGCCGCGCTTCCTTGGCTAACTTCAACGTGAACTCATTGAAGAAGCTGGTGTTGACCAGTTCGACGCCGGGCACTTCGGCGAGCCGGTCGGCCGCCGAAGCGGCACCGAGATGGTTGAGATCGGCGAGCCGCCGCAGCCCGGCTTCGCCCAGCAACGTCATGTGCGCCGACATCGCCAGCGCGCACAGCACCGAGGAGGTGCAGATGTTCGACGTCGCCTTTTCGCGGCGGATGTGCTGCTCGCGGGTGGAGAGCGTCAGCACGAAGCCGCGCTTGCCCTCGGCATCGACGGTCTCGCCGCATAGGCGGCCGGGCATCTGGCGGACATATTTGTCCTTGCAGCCGAACAGGCCGACATACGGCCCGCCGAACTGGAGCCCGACGCCGAGCGACTGGCCCTCGCCGACGACGATATCCGCGTCCATCTCGCCGGGCGAGCGGATCGCGCCCAAGGCGACCGGCTCGGTGACGACCGCGACGAGCAGCGCCTTGTTGGCGTGGCACGCCTCGGCGAGCGCCGAGAGATCGGCGATACGGCCGAGAATGTCGGGATATTGAACGACCACGCACGATGTCTCGCCGTCGATCTTGGCGATCAGCGAGTCGATGCCGAAATCGTCATCGAGCGTCGGCGCCGCGGTATCGAGTGCGTCGCCGGTGTATTTCGCCATCGTCTTCGCGACCGAGACGTAATGCCGGTGAAGGCCCGGCGAGAGGATCGCCTTGGCGCGCTTGGTGATGCGCCGCGCCATGCCGATCGCTTCCCAGCACGCGGTCGAGCCGTCGTACATAGAGGCGTTGGCGACATCGGTGCCGAGCAGCCGCGCGACCTGAGTCTGGAACTCGAACATCACCTGCAACGTGCCCTGCGCGATCTCGGGCTGGTACGGCGTATAGGCGGTTAGGAATTCGCCGCGCTGGATGATGTGATCGACGCTCGCCGGCACGTGATGCCGGTACGCGCCGCAGCCGAGGAAGAACGGCACCTGCCCCGCCACCGTGTTGCGCGCGGCGAGCGCGCTCATGTGGCGTTCGACCGCCATTTCGCTGGCGTGCATCGGCAGGCCGGCGATCGGCCCCGACAGGCGCGCGGCCTCGGGCACGTCGACGAACAGGTCATCGATCGAGGACGCGCCGACGACGCTGAGCATCGCCTGGCGATCGGGGTCGGTTAACGGCAGGTAGCGCATTCTGGCAATCTCCCCCCTCCCTGCAAGGGAGGGGTCGGGGGTGGGTTGGCCTGCGAGGGACGGTCACGCCAGCCTACTGGCCGACCCACCCCAACCCCTCCCTTGCAGGGAGGGGCTTATCTTTCGGCGCGGTTACTGCTTCGCGACGAACGCCGCGTAAGCCGTTTCATCCATCAGGCTGGACAGTTCGGAAGGGTCGCTCAGCGTCAGCTTGAAGAACCAGCCCTGCCCTTCGGCATCCTCGTTGACGAGCGCCGGATTGTCGGCGAGCGCGGGATTGCCTTCGGTCACGGTGCCGGACACCGGCGCGTACACGTCGGACGCGGCCTTGACGCTCTCGACCACGGCGGCGTCGCCGCCCTTGGTCAGCGCCTTGCCGGCCTCGGGCACATCGACGAACACGATGTCGCCGAGTTGTCCTTGCGCGAATTCGGAGATGCCGACCGTGCCGGTATCGCCCTCGACATCGACCCACTCATGATCTTCGGTGAAATAGCGGCTCATGGCACGGGCCTCCTGTTAGCGGACGTAGCGGTGGGGAACGAACGGCATCGCGGTGACGGTCGCGTGATGGACCTTGCCGCGCTGCGAAAGCTGGATTCGGGTGCCGGTTGCGGCGAGCGCGGCGGGCACATAGGCCATCGCGATCGGCGCATTGAGGCTGGGCGCGAACCCGCCCGAGGTCACGCGGCCGACTTCGCCGCCAGCCGCGTCGAGCACGGCGGCGCCTTCGCGCACCGGCTGGCGACCTTCGACGCGCAAGCCGACGCGCTTGACCGCAGGGCCGCCCTCGCGCTCGGCGAGGATGCGGGTCGCGCCGGGGAAACTGGCTTCCTCGCGGCGGCGCTTAGACAGCGCGAAGCCAAGATCGGCGACCACCGGCGTGATCGTCTCGTCGAGATCATGGCCGTAGAGCGGCAAACCCGCCTCCAGCCGCAGCGAATCGCGCGCGCCGAGGCCGATCGGCTTGACCTCGGGCTGAGCGCACAGCGCGTCGGCGAGCGCCTCGACATATTCGCCGTCGATCGAAATCTCGAAACCGTCCTCGCCGGTATAGCCCGAACGGCCGATCCACAGCGGCTTGCCGTCCCATTCGAACGGCGCGGCGGTCATGAAAACCAGATCGCGCACGCCCGGCACCAGCCGCGCGAGCGCATCGACCGCCTTCGGCCCTTGGAGCGCGAGCAGCGCCTGATCTTCCATGTGGTTGATGAGCACGTCCTCGGGCAGTTTATCGAGGAAATAGGCGATATCATCGAACTTGGTCGCGCCGTTGACGACCATGTACAGGCCCTGCACGTCGAACGGGTTTTCGTCGGGCAGCCGCGTGACCATCAGATCGTCGAGGATCCCGCCGTCCTCGGCGAGCAGCAGCGAGTAGCGCTGGCGGCCGGGCTTCAACCCGGCGATGTCGCCCGGCAGGACGCTTTCGAGCGCGCCGTCGAGATCGGCGCCATCCTCGGTGCGGAACAAAAGCTGGCCCATGTGGCTGACGTCGAACAGCCCCGCCGAGTCGCGCACCCACAGATGCTCGGGCATCACGCCTTCATACTGGACGGGCATATGATAGCCGGCGAACTCGACCATGCGGCCACCGCGCGCGCGGTGCCACGCGTCGAGCGGCAGCGAGAGGATGGCGGGTTCTTCGCCGGTATCGTCGATCAAATCTGCTTCGCTCATACCGGTCTCCATGCATAGGTCTGACGGCGAACACGGCGCGCACGCATGCCCGCCACGGTTCACCGCCCCCTCTGTCACGGAACCTGAGAGCTTTCACCATCCGAACGACCGGATGATTTACCCCTTCGGTGGGCCGCGCAAGACGTGCGCAGCCGCTTTCCAGAGCGTCGATTCGGCCGGCACGGTCCACTTTGCCTGAGAGATTCCGGGGCGGTTGCTCCTTCGGCGGCGGGTCTCCCCGCACTCTCCCGTGCCTGCCCATGCCGGTTGCCCGGCATCGACGGGCTCGGTGTGACGCGGTGCAGCAACGGTGTCAATCGGAGTCGGTGTAGCGTGTGTGAAATAGCCGCGTGTCAGCGACCCGAGCCGTTCGTGTCGAAGGACGTCGAGACACAGCGTAGCGCGTGAGGCACGTCCCTCGACTTCGCTCGGGACGAGCGGATTGGTAAGGGGGGTACAGTCCCCTCGCCTTACCTCGCCCCCTTCGGCCCCTCGCCTCAGCGAGTCGCGTTGTACTTGAGCTGATCGTCGGTGAGCTGGAAGCCGACCAGCGCCTCGAAGGTGGCGCGGGCGACCGCCTGACGGATGTCGGGGCGGGTCAGCGGGTCGGTGGCGGCATCCTGATCGCCGGCCTTGCGCTTCTCGGTCAGCTTGGCGCGGACGTCCTTGGGCAAGGTCGCCGCCGAGCGATCGACGCTGGCGCCGCCGGTTCCGCTCGTGCTCGCGCGCAGGCTGCCCGCGTCGAAGTGCAACGTGACATGGCCGATGCGCTTGGCGACGACGGCGGTGCCGCCCTGCATCACCGCGACGAAGAACGGCAGCGTCACGTCGCGCGCACCCTCGGCACTGGCACGGCGGGCGCGCACGTCGAATGTGACGTTGGTGGCGATGTTCTCGGTCTGGTCGTTACAGGTCGAACGGACGTTGGTGAGCGAAGCCACGACATCGATCGCCTTCGCATCACGGCTCTGCGGCGGGTTGAAGAGCGTGATGTCGCCCGTCGCGGCCGGCACGGCGACCGTCGGACACGCCGATCGGATCGCGGAGATGCCGCCGGTCTCATCGAAATCGCCGACCGTGGAGCACCCGCCGAGCCCTCCGACCAGCAGCGTCAGGAGAGCGGGAGCGGCGAATTTGCGGCCTGTCAGGAACATACGCACCTTAGTCACGAAGGAAGGGGCCGCAGCTTGTGATCGCCCGGCCCCAATGGCATGGCACCATAGGAAGCGGCTTCCGCCCGTGCAAGCAATCGCGTAGAGGGTTCCGGTAATGAGCATCTCCAGCAAACCCCGGCTCGAACTCGTGATCGCCGCTCCGCGCGGCTTCTGCGCGGGTGTCGATCGTGCCATCCAGATCGTCGAACTCGCGATCGAGAAACACGGCGCACCGGTCTACGTCCGCCACGAGATCGTCCACAACAAGCATGTCGTGGACGCGTTGAAGGCGAAGGGCGCGGTATTCGTCGAGGAGCTGGACGAGGTTCCCGATCAGGCGCCGGTGGTGTTCTCCGCGCATGGCGTGCCCAAATCGGTGCCCGCCGAGGCGACCGTGCGCGGACTGTCGTGGCTCGATGCGACCTGCCCTTTGGTGTCGAAGGTCCATCGTCAGGCCGAGCGGCATGTCGCCAGCGGCCGCCATATCGTCTTCATCGGCCATGCCGGCCACCCCGAGGTGATCGGCACGCTCGGCCAGGTTCCGCCGGGCGCGATGTCGCTGCTCGAAACCTGCGCGGACGTGGCGGCGTTCGAGCCGGCCGATCCCGACAATCTCGCCTTCCTCACCCAGACCACGCTTTCGGTCGATGACACGGCGGAGATCGTCGCGGCGCTGAAGGCGAAATTTCCGACCATCCAGGGGCCGCGCGGCGAGGACATTTGCTACGCCACGTCGAACCGGCAGGAAGCGGTGAAGGCGATCGCGCAGGATTGCGACGCGATGCTGGTGATCGGCGCATATAATTCGTCCAATTCGGTGCGGCTGGTCGAGGTGTCACGGCGCCAGGGTACGCCGGCGCAGTTGATCCCCAGCGCGGAGGAACTCGATTTCTCCTTCCTCGACGGGGTGAAGACGCTCGGCATCAGCGCCGGCGCATCGGCGCCCGAGGTGCTGGTGCGCGATCTCGTCGCCAAGCTCGCCGAGCGCTACGACATCGTCGAGCGCGAGGTCGAGACGACGCGCGAGACGATCGCCTTCAAGCTGCCGCGCGGCCTCGAAGCCGCCGCATAATGGTTTTTTCAATGCCGTTCTCCCGCGAAAGCGGGAACCCAGAGCCAAGCAGCGTCGCGTTCGCGGCTCTGGCCCCCCGCGTGCGCGGGGGAACGGCTTGCTGCAAGCACCGGTAGTTTCCCATGGCCGTCTATACCCAGGTGTCAGCCGAAGCGCTGGCCGCTTTCCTGTCGCGCTATGAGTGCGGCGAGCTGATCTCGGCCAAGGGCATTGCCGAGGGGGTGGAGAACACCAACTACCTTGTCGACACCACCGCCGACCGCTTCATCCTGACGCTTTACGAAAAGCGAGTCGCGGCGGACGACCTCCCGTTCTTCATGGCGTTGCTCGAACATCTCGCCGCCAAGGGTCTGAATGTGCCGCCGGCGATCAAGGATCGCAGCGGAGTTGCGATTCAGGCGCTTGAGGGGCGTCCGGCGTGCCTCATCAAATTCCTGTCGGGCGTGTCGGTCTCACATCCTACGCCGACGCAGGCCGAAGCGGCGGGTCGGGCGATGGCCGAGATGCACGCGGCGGTGCGCGACTTCACGGGCATGCGCGACAATTCGATGGGCGTGGCGAGCTGGCGCCCGCTGTTCGAGCGGTGCGGGCGCAGCCTCGATCAGATCGCGCCCGGCCTGTACGACGATCTCGGCCATGCGCTCGACGTGGTGACGGCGGGCTGGCCCGATGCGGGGTTCGACCGGATCGCGATTCATGCCGATCTGTTCCCGGACAATGTGCTGATGCTCGGCGACACGGTGTCGGGACTGATCGACTTCTATTTCGCCAGCACGGACCTGCGCCTCTACGATCTCGCGATCATGCACACCGCCTGGAGCTTCGATGCGACCGGCGAGACCTATCACGCCGCGATCGGCGACGCGCTGATTCGCGGCTATGAAAGCCACTTTCCGCTCCAGCCGTTCGAGCGCGCCGCGTTCGACACGCTGGCGAGCGGCGCGTGCATCCGCTTTGCTTTATCGCGCGCGTGGGACTGGCTCAACACGCCGGCCGACGCGCTCGTTACCCGCAAAGACCCGCTCGCCTATCTGCGCCGGCTCGCACATTATAACTCCTCGCTGGTGACACACGTACAATGAGCGAACTCGACAAGGTTGAAATCTTCACCGACGGCGCGTGCAAGGGCAATCCCGGTCCCGGCGGCTGGGGCGTGGTGCTGCGCATGGGCACCTCCGAAAAGGAGCTTTCCGGCGGCGAAACGCTCACCACCAACAACCGCATGGAAATGACCGCGGCCATCGAGGGGCTGAAGGCGCTGACCCGGCCATGCAACGTCGTGCTGGCGACCGACAGCCGCTACGTGATGGACGGGCTGACCAAGTGGATCAAAGGCTGGCAGAAGAACGGCTGGAAGACCGCCGACAAGAAGCCGGTCAAGAATGCCGATCTGTGGCAGGAAATGCTCGCCGTCGCCAAGCCGCACCGGATCGAGTGGCAATGGGTGAAGGGACACGCCGGCCACCCCGAGAACGAACGCGCCGACAAACTCGCGAGCGACGCCGCGGTGAGTGCCGGCCGGCGGGGTTAAGCGCCCCTCCCTCCATCTGCGGATATCGCGCGCGTGACGAACGGGATTGCGCGATGATGGTGACGAACCCGCCGCGCCTCGCTATGGCGCACGCCATGAGCCAGATCACCCCCGAGATCGTCGCCCAGCACGGGCTGTCCGAAGACGAATATGCCCGCGTCCTGAAGGCGCTCGGCCGCGAGCCCAACCTCACCGAACTCGGCATCTTCTCGGTGATGTGGTCGGAGCATTGCAGCTACAAATCGAGCCGAATCCACCTCAAGAAGCTGCCGACCACCGGCCCGCAGGTGATCTGCGGCCCCGGCGAGAATGCCGGCGTGGTCGATATCGGCGATGGCCAGGCGGCGATCTTCAAGATGGAGTCGCACAACCACCCGTCGTACATCGAACCCTATCAGGGCGCCGCGACCGGCGTCGGCGGCATTCTGCGGGACGTGTTCACGATGGGCGCGCGGCCGATCGCGAATCTCAACGCGCTGCGCTTCGGCTCGCCCGATCACCCCAAGACGCGCCACCTGATCGCGGGCGTGGTCCACGGTATCGGCGGCTACGGCAATTGCGTCGGCGTGCCGACGGTCGGCGGCGAGGTCAATTTCCACAAGGCGTATGACGGCAACATCCTCGTCAACGCGATGACGGTCGGCATCGCCGATACCGACAAGATCTTCTATTCGGCGGCGAGCGGCATCGGCAATTCGATCGTCTATGTCGGATCGAAGACCGGGCGCGACGGCATCCACGGCGCGACGATGGCCTCGGCCGATTTCGGCGAGGATTCGGATGCCAAGCGCCCGACCGTCCAGGTCGGCGATCCCTTCACCGAGAAATTGCTGATCGAGGCGTGCCTCGAACTGATGGCTTCGGACGCGATCGTCGCGATTCAGGACATGGGCGCGGCGGGCCTCACCTCTTCCTCGGTCGAGATGGCGAGCAAGGGCGGGGTTGGCATCGAACTCAACATGAACGCGGTGCCGCAGCGCGAAACCGGCATGACACCCTATGAGATGATGCTGAGCGAAAGCCAGGAGCGCATGCTCATGGTGCTCAAGCCCGGCCGCGAGGATTTTGCCGAGGCGATCTTCCGCAAGTGGGAACTGGATTTCGCGGTGATCGGCACGGTGACCGATACCGGGCGGATGGTGCTGACCTTCAACGACGAGACGGTGTGCGACATTCCGCTCGCGCCGCTCGCCGACGAGGCGCCGCTGTACGACCGCCCTTCGGTGAGCCGCGAGGACTATAAGGCATGGGCCGGCGTGAAGCCGCTCGACGACATGCCGACCACCACCGACATTTGCGGCGATCTGCTCAAGCTGATGGCCTCGCCCGACATCGCCTCGCGGCGGTGGATCTGGGAGCAATACGACACGCAGGTCGGCGGCGACACCGTGCAGCGCCCCGGCGGCGATGCGGCGGTGGTGCGAGTCCACGGCACGCAGAAGGGCATCGCGATCAGCACCGACTGCACGCCGCGGTATTGCTATGCCGACCCCTATGAGGGCGGCAAGCAGGCGATCGCGGAATGCTATCGCAACCTCTCGGCGGTCGGCGCGCTGCCGCTGGCGGTGACGAACTGCCTCAACTTCGCCAATCCGCAGCGCCCCGAGATCATGGCGCAGATCACCGGTTGCCTCGACGGCATGAGCGATGCCTGCCGCGCGCTCGACTTCCCGATCGTGAGCGGCAACGTCTCGCTCTACAACGAATCGAAGGCGACCGGCGGCGGCTCGGCGATTTTGCCGACGCCGGCGATCGGCGGGATCGGGCTGCTCAAGGACTGGTCGAAATCGGCGACGATCGGCTTCAAGGGTACAGGCGACGTGATCGTGCTGATCGGCAGCCGCTCGGGCCATCTCGGCCAGTCGTTGTGGCTGCGCGAGCTTCATGGCCGCGAGGACGGCAGCCCGCCGCCAGTCGATCTCGATGCCGAGCGCGCTGCCGGCACGTTCGTGCGCGACGCGATCCGCGCCGGCGCGTTGACCGCGGTGCATGACGTCTCCGACGGCGGCGTGGCGGTGACGGTCGCCGAGATGGCGCTGGCTGGCGGCTATGGCGCGATGCTCAATGCGCCGCTGCCCTGCGGTGTCGCCTGCGCCTTGTTCGGCGAGGATCAGGGGCTGTACGTCGCGACCGTCGCCGACCATCTGCTGATGGAGACATTGAAGCGCGGTTATGCCGCCGGAGTCGAAATCGAGCGAATCGGACGGACGATCGCCGATCGGATCATCTTCGAACTGCCCGACAACGATCATGTCGTGACGCTCGCCGATCTGCGCACCGCGCACGAAGGCTTCTTCCCGGCGCTAATGGGGGATGTGATCGCCTGATGTTCGGGCGAATCGCGGCCCCAACACTCCGGCCGGGCGTTTACCGGGGCGAGGCGCGCGCATATCCTTGCCGCGCGCTAACGATCGAGGTCGCGGCATGACGACACCCTATACCCGATCGGGCACGTGGCGCGGGCTGGTGCTGGCGACGGCGGTTTCAGGAACGCTGCTGCTGCTGGCGGGGTTCGCCGGGGCGATCTGGTCTGGCGGGAGTCCGCTGGCGATGCTGACCAGCACCGCGAGCAGCGTGATCGGCGATGCCGCCTGGCGCGCGCCGGTCATCGGGCCGCTGCTCGGGCTGCTGGTGCATTTCGTGCTGATCGGCGTGATCGTCGATCTGTACGTGATCGTGGCGATCCGCATGCCCGCACTGGTTCGGCACTGGCGCATCGCCGGCGTGCTGTTTGGTATCCTCGCGTGGGTGCTGCGCACCGTGATCGCCTCGCCGCGCGACTGGCCGCCGGCGTTCCTCAACCTGACGCTGCGCGAAGCATTCGTGCAGATGCTGCTGCATATCCTGCTGCTCGGCCTGCCGACCGCGATGCTGACCCGTCTGGCGAACCGCTGGCGCGCATGATTCCTATTGCGACCGCGCCGCAATAGACTTGCGATGCAGTCGCATTATCGCTACTTGCTCGGTAGCGGAGGATGCGTCGAATGGTCGTGTGTATCTGTAATGCGATTCGGGAAAATGACGTTCGCACGGCGGCGCGTCAGGGCTGTGCCACGCCGTGTCAGGTTCACCAGGCGCTTGGCCGTCCGCCGAAATGCGGGAAATGCGCCGCCTATACACGCTCCATCATCGACGAGGAGCGCGCGGTCGCCTAAACAGCGCTCTTTACGATTGGGAGCGACACATGCGCGGCGACGACAAGGTTATCGAGTACCTGAACGAGGTGCTCAAGAACGAACTCACCGCGATCAACCAATATTGGCTCCACTACCGCATGCTCGATCATTGGGGCGTCGGTCGCCTCGCCGATTTCGAGCGCCACGAGTCGATCGACGAGATGAAGCACGCCGACTGGGTGTCGGAGCGAATCCTGTTCCTGGACGGGCTTCCCAACTTCCAGTTGCTCGGCCGCCTGCGCATTGGCGAGACCGTCGAGGAAGTCCTCAAAGCCGACCTCGCGCTCGAAATGGATGCTTTGCCGGTGCTGCGTGAGGCGATCGCGCATTGCGAGACGGTCCACGACTTCATCAGCCGCGACCTGTTCAAGAAGATCCTCGCCAGCGAGGAAGACCATGTCGATACGCTGGAACGCCAGTTCGACATGATCGCGCGCATGGGGCTGGAGAATTACATCCAGTTGCAGAGCAAGCCAGCCGACGAGCAGGCGTAAGCGCGAGGGCGTTGTTTACGTGGGAGGGAGGCCGATTGCGCCGGACCTCCTCTCCCCGCTCGTGCTGGCGGCGAGCGGGGCTACGACGTAGCCGAGTCGTTCCACGTGTCGAGCACGTCGATCATCTGCGGCGTGACCCAGTCGTAGTGATAATTGAGCATGAACAGCGCCCACAGGAGCGATCCGACGATCAGCACGCGCAGCGCCGTGCGGCCCGGACGGAAATCATGCGGAGCGCTTTCGGCCTGACCGGGCACACGCTCGATCCCCGCTTCTTCAGCGGTGCGGACGCCGAAGGGCAGCACGAAGAACACTGACAGAGAGCAGAACAAAAACCAGATCGCGAGCGCCGACGTCCATCGCATAGCCTAGTCCCTATCTGCTCCTGACCGTTCGTATCGAGCGAAGTCGAGGCGCCAACGCTGTGGGCGGTCCCCCGACTCCGCTCGGAACGAACGTCAGGCGGATGATTACGCCTCGATCAGCAGCACGTCGACGATCGGCTTCTTGCCGGTCCAGCGCGTCGCGACGCGGCGTGCGGCGAGGCGGATCGCCTCGCGCAGCTTCTCGCGATCCTTGGGCGGCTGTTTGGTCGCGGCGATCACCGCGTCGACGGTTTCCTCGATGAACGGCGCACGATCCTCCTCGACCGGGATGCCGTTGTAGCGCACCTGCGGCCGGCCGATCAGCCCGCGACCGCCGATCGCCACCGCGACCGACATCTGGCCGTTGACGGCGAGCTTACGCCGCTCATTGATCGTCCCGCCGTCGCCGGGCAGGATAACGTCACCGTCGAGCACCAGCCGCCCTATTGGCGCGTGGCCGATCTTCTCGGGCGCGCCCGGCGCAAGCCGGACGATCTCGCCGTTGGTCTGCACCAACGTCTGCGGCACGCCCTGCGTCAGACCGAACCGCGCCTGCTCCATCAGGTGTCGCATCTCGCCGTGGACCGGCATCAGGATCTTGGGGCGAAGCCAGCCGTACATCTGCGCCAGTTCGGGCCGACCCGGGTGCCCGGAAACATGGACGTGCGCCTGCCGATCCGTAACCATCACGATGCCCTTGGCGGCGAGCTGGTTCTGGATGCGGCCGATCGCGACCTCGTTGCCCGGAATCTGCTTCGACGAGAACACGACGGTATCGCCGGCATCGAGCTTGATCGGGTGGCTGCCGAATGCGACTCGCGACAGCGCAGCGCGATCCTCGCCCTGCCCGCCGGTGGCGACGATCATCACCTTGTCGCGCGGTAGCCGCATCGCCGCTTCGGGATCGATCGTCGCCGGCAGATCCCGGAGATAACCGGTCGCCTTGGCGACCTTGATGATGCGGTCGAGCGAGCGGCCGGCAACGCACAAGGCGCGGCCGGTTTCCTTGGCGACCTGACCGAGCGTGTGCAGCCGTGCCGCATTCGATGCGAAGGTCGTCACCAGCACGCGTCCGCGCGCCTTGTCGATCACCTCGGTAAGGCCGACACGTACATCCGCCTCGGACCCCGAGGGTTCGGTGTTGAACACATTGGTCGAATCGCACACCAGCGCGAGCACGCCTTTGTCGCCGATCGCGGCGAGCGCCTCGGGCGCGGCTGGCTTGCCGATCACCGGCGCGGTATCGAGCTTCCAGTCACCGGTGTGGAACACGCGGCCATAGGGCGTTGCGATCGACAGCGCGTTCATCTCGGGAATCGAGTGCGACAGCGGTACGAAATCGATTCCGAACGGCCCGAGCTGGAGCGTCTTGGACGGATCGACGACATTGAGCGCGACGCGCTTG
This genomic stretch from Sphingomonas panacis harbors:
- the gcvPA gene encoding aminomethyl-transferring glycine dehydrogenase subunit GcvPA, which gives rise to MRYLPLTDPDRQAMLSVVGASSIDDLFVDVPEAARLSGPIAGLPMHASEMAVERHMSALAARNTVAGQVPFFLGCGAYRHHVPASVDHIIQRGEFLTAYTPYQPEIAQGTLQVMFEFQTQVARLLGTDVANASMYDGSTACWEAIGMARRITKRAKAILSPGLHRHYVSVAKTMAKYTGDALDTAAPTLDDDFGIDSLIAKIDGETSCVVVQYPDILGRIADLSALAEACHANKALLVAVVTEPVALGAIRSPGEMDADIVVGEGQSLGVGLQFGGPYVGLFGCKDKYVRQMPGRLCGETVDAEGKRGFVLTLSTREQHIRREKATSNICTSSVLCALAMSAHMTLLGEAGLRRLADLNHLGAASAADRLAEVPGVELVNTSFFNEFTLKLAKEARPVVRALADRGILAGVSLGRLYPGEGALANGLVVAVTETTTEDDVEALAQALAEELA
- the gcvH gene encoding glycine cleavage system protein GcvH, with the protein product MSRYFTEDHEWVDVEGDTGTVGISEFAQGQLGDIVFVDVPEAGKALTKGGDAAVVESVKAASDVYAPVSGTVTEGNPALADNPALVNEDAEGQGWFFKLTLSDPSELSSLMDETAYAAFVAKQ
- the gcvT gene encoding glycine cleavage system aminomethyltransferase GcvT; protein product: MSEADLIDDTGEEPAILSLPLDAWHRARGGRMVEFAGYHMPVQYEGVMPEHLWVRDSAGLFDVSHMGQLLFRTEDGADLDGALESVLPGDIAGLKPGRQRYSLLLAEDGGILDDLMVTRLPDENPFDVQGLYMVVNGATKFDDIAYFLDKLPEDVLINHMEDQALLALQGPKAVDALARLVPGVRDLVFMTAAPFEWDGKPLWIGRSGYTGEDGFEISIDGEYVEALADALCAQPEVKPIGLGARDSLRLEAGLPLYGHDLDETITPVVADLGFALSKRRREEASFPGATRILAEREGGPAVKRVGLRVEGRQPVREGAAVLDAAGGEVGRVTSGGFAPSLNAPIAMAYVPAALAATGTRIQLSQRGKVHHATVTAMPFVPHRYVR
- the ispH gene encoding 4-hydroxy-3-methylbut-2-enyl diphosphate reductase → MSISSKPRLELVIAAPRGFCAGVDRAIQIVELAIEKHGAPVYVRHEIVHNKHVVDALKAKGAVFVEELDEVPDQAPVVFSAHGVPKSVPAEATVRGLSWLDATCPLVSKVHRQAERHVASGRHIVFIGHAGHPEVIGTLGQVPPGAMSLLETCADVAAFEPADPDNLAFLTQTTLSVDDTAEIVAALKAKFPTIQGPRGEDICYATSNRQEAVKAIAQDCDAMLVIGAYNSSNSVRLVEVSRRQGTPAQLIPSAEELDFSFLDGVKTLGISAGASAPEVLVRDLVAKLAERYDIVEREVETTRETIAFKLPRGLEAAA
- the thrB gene encoding homoserine kinase, which produces MAVYTQVSAEALAAFLSRYECGELISAKGIAEGVENTNYLVDTTADRFILTLYEKRVAADDLPFFMALLEHLAAKGLNVPPAIKDRSGVAIQALEGRPACLIKFLSGVSVSHPTPTQAEAAGRAMAEMHAAVRDFTGMRDNSMGVASWRPLFERCGRSLDQIAPGLYDDLGHALDVVTAGWPDAGFDRIAIHADLFPDNVLMLGDTVSGLIDFYFASTDLRLYDLAIMHTAWSFDATGETYHAAIGDALIRGYESHFPLQPFERAAFDTLASGACIRFALSRAWDWLNTPADALVTRKDPLAYLRRLAHYNSSLVTHVQ
- the rnhA gene encoding ribonuclease HI, with product MSELDKVEIFTDGACKGNPGPGGWGVVLRMGTSEKELSGGETLTTNNRMEMTAAIEGLKALTRPCNVVLATDSRYVMDGLTKWIKGWQKNGWKTADKKPVKNADLWQEMLAVAKPHRIEWQWVKGHAGHPENERADKLASDAAVSAGRRG
- the purL gene encoding phosphoribosylformylglycinamidine synthase subunit PurL, with protein sequence MSQITPEIVAQHGLSEDEYARVLKALGREPNLTELGIFSVMWSEHCSYKSSRIHLKKLPTTGPQVICGPGENAGVVDIGDGQAAIFKMESHNHPSYIEPYQGAATGVGGILRDVFTMGARPIANLNALRFGSPDHPKTRHLIAGVVHGIGGYGNCVGVPTVGGEVNFHKAYDGNILVNAMTVGIADTDKIFYSAASGIGNSIVYVGSKTGRDGIHGATMASADFGEDSDAKRPTVQVGDPFTEKLLIEACLELMASDAIVAIQDMGAAGLTSSSVEMASKGGVGIELNMNAVPQRETGMTPYEMMLSESQERMLMVLKPGREDFAEAIFRKWELDFAVIGTVTDTGRMVLTFNDETVCDIPLAPLADEAPLYDRPSVSREDYKAWAGVKPLDDMPTTTDICGDLLKLMASPDIASRRWIWEQYDTQVGGDTVQRPGGDAAVVRVHGTQKGIAISTDCTPRYCYADPYEGGKQAIAECYRNLSAVGALPLAVTNCLNFANPQRPEIMAQITGCLDGMSDACRALDFPIVSGNVSLYNESKATGGGSAILPTPAIGGIGLLKDWSKSATIGFKGTGDVIVLIGSRSGHLGQSLWLRELHGREDGSPPPVDLDAERAAGTFVRDAIRAGALTAVHDVSDGGVAVTVAEMALAGGYGAMLNAPLPCGVACALFGEDQGLYVATVADHLLMETLKRGYAAGVEIERIGRTIADRIIFELPDNDHVVTLADLRTAHEGFFPALMGDVIA
- a CDS encoding (2Fe-2S)-binding protein, translating into MVVCICNAIRENDVRTAARQGCATPCQVHQALGRPPKCGKCAAYTRSIIDEERAVA